A single window of Nicotiana tomentosiformis chromosome 1, ASM39032v3, whole genome shotgun sequence DNA harbors:
- the LOC117280260 gene encoding ATP synthase subunit a: MPQLDKFTYFTLDLAQIVSSPLEQFEIIPLIPMKIGNLYFSFTNPSLFMLLTLSLVLLLVYFVTKKGGGNSVPNAWQSLVELIYDFVLNPVNEQIGGLSGNVKQKFSPRISVTFTFSLFCNPQGMIPYSFTVTSHFLITLGLSFSIFIGITIVGFQKNGLHFLSFLLPAGVPLPLAPFLVLLELIPYCFRALSSGIRLFANMMAGHSSVKILSGFAWTMLCMNDLLYFIGDLGPLFIVLALTGLELGVAISQAHVSTILICIYLNDAINLHQSAYFFIIEQKRV, from the coding sequence ATGCCTCAACTGGataaattcacttatttcacacTGGATCTAGCGCAGATCGTCTCCAGCCCACTTGAACAATTTGAAATAATCCCATTGATTCCTATGAAAATAGGAAACTTATATTTCTCATTCACAAATCCATCTTTGTTTATGCTACTAACTCTCAGTTTGGTCCTACTTTTGGTTTATTTTGTTACTAAAAAGGGAGGAGGAAACTCAGTACCAAATGCTTGGCAATCCTTGGTAGAGCTTATTTATGATTTCGTGCTGAACCCGGTAAACGAACAAATAGGTGGTCTTTCCGGAAATGTTAAACAAAAGTTTTCCCCTCGCATCTCGGTCACTTTTACTTTTTCGTTATTTTGTAATCCCCAGGGTATGATACCTTATAGCTTCACAGTTACAAGTCATTTTCTCATTACTTTGGGTctctcattttctatttttattggcATTACTATAGTGGGATTTCAAAAAAATGGGCTTCATTTTTTAAGCTTCTTATTACCTGCAGGAGTCCCACTGCCATTAGCACCTTTTTTAGTACTCCTTGAGCTAATCCCTTATTGTTTTCGAGCATTAAGCTCAGGAATACGTTTATTTGCTAATATGATGGCCGGTCATAGTTCAGTAAAGATTTTAAGTGGGTTCGCTTGGACTATGCTATGTATGAATGATCTTTTATATTTCATAGGGGATCTTGGTCCTTTATTTATAGTTCTTGCATTAACCGGTCTGGAATTAGGTGTAGCTATATCACAAGCTCATGTTTCTACGATCTTAATCTGTATTTACTTGAATGATGCTATAAATCTTCATCAAAGtgcttatttttttataattgaaCAAAAGCGAGTCTGA